The nucleotide window CCGCCGCCGATAAAGCTGTGCCGGCCGATGCGCACGAATTGATGGATCGGAACCATGCCGCCGATGCTCGCCCAATCTTCGATCACCACGTGGCCGGCGAGATTCACGGCATTGGCCAAGATGCAATGATTGCCGATCACACAATCGTGCGCGATGTGGGCATAAGACATGATCAGGCAATCGCTGCCGACACGGGTTTCCCAATGATCTTTCGTGCCGCGATTGATGGTGGCGTATTCACGAATCGTGGTGCGGTCGCCGATGTGAACTGTGGTCTCTTCGCCGCCGAATTTCAAATCTTGCGGCGCCGTGCCGATCACCGCGCCTGTGAACACGCGGCAATCGCGCCCGAGCCGCGTGCCCGAAGCCAAATGGACGTAAGGCCGGATTTCGCAACCGGCAGCGATCTGTAC belongs to Cytophagia bacterium CHB2 and includes:
- the lpxA gene encoding acyl-ACP--UDP-N-acetylglucosamine O-acyltransferase — its product is MIHPTALVDARAEIAENVTIGPFAIVEANVQIAAGCEIRPYVHLASGTRLGRDCRVFTGAVIGTAPQDLKFGGEETTVHIGDRTTIREYATINRGTKDHWETRVGSDCLIMSYAHIAHDCVIGNHCILANAVNLAGHVVIEDWASIGGMVPIHQFVRIGRHSFIGGGYRVAKDVPPYILAVNEPLTYAGLNSVGLRRRGFTEEQLLALKRAYKIIFKSNLNVSQAVQHLRAAGELTEEVKIVLEFIEKSERGIIA